From the genome of Thunnus thynnus chromosome 1, fThuThy2.1, whole genome shotgun sequence, one region includes:
- the LOC137185117 gene encoding uncharacterized protein: MASSGLRREKHLLTLGILRVDERYANLPRTGPILQLFLTNLRNRPLRAANIKSMRESILSMYHSLISGSKSFPVIPFKGYLSSVQMVTPFVQTEQEQRENDTPSPLTDAPAGVMVPAADSSSSPPTMMTPVLPERTAMAALKADRRNCVHNMDLDGSTFTRVISTVYRSDSTERANRWRVTDYSTDGHVLMSALCQFTKNSAQCAKTSARRKRKVTEEESSLSAPKKRLRL; this comes from the exons ATGGCCTCCTCTGGTTTACGCCGAGAGAAACACCTGCTGACTTTAGGCATCCTCCGTGTGGATGAACGATATG CTAACCTGCCGAGGACAGGACCAATCCTTCAACTGTTTCTTACAAACCTAAGAAACCGACCTCTGAGAGCTGCGAACATCAAGTCGATGAGGGAGTCCATACTCAGCATGTATCACAGCCTCATCAGTGGTTCTAAGAGTTTCCCTGTAATTCCCTTCAAAGGATACCTGAGTTCAGTTCAGATGGTCACACCCTTTGTCCAGACTGagcaggagcagagagagaacgaCACGCCATCTCCTTTAACAGACGCACCAGCAGGTGTGATGGTGCCAGCTGCAGACTCCAGCTCTTCTCCTCCAACTATGATGACTCCAGTTCTTCCTGAGAGGACGGCAATGGCAGCCCTGAAGGCAGACCGTAGGAACTGTGTCCATAACATGGATCTTGATGGTAGCACTTTCACCAGAGTCATCTCCACTGTTTACCGCTCCGATAGCACTGAGAGGGCCAACCGCTGGAGAGTGACCGACTACAGCACCGACGGCCACGTTCTGATGTCAGCGCTCTGTCAGTTTACCAAAAACTCGGCACAGTGTGCAAAGACTTCCGCacggaggaagaggaaggtgacagaggaagagagcagCCTGTCTGCACCAAAGAAGCGCTTGAGACTGTGA